From Pseudomonas sp. CCI4.2, one genomic window encodes:
- a CDS encoding penicillin acylase family protein, translating to MKRGLTVLALLLAVVIVVLAGAGFWYVHSKQPARQGQVSLKHLQAPVTLRYDERGVPHINAENEADMYRALGYAQAQDRLFQMEMMRRLSRGELAEVLGVKLVGTDKLFRSLRIRERADAIVAQQDKQALSWQALEAYLDGINQYQDTHASPIEFDVLGIKKRPFTAADTLSVAGYMAYSFAAAFRTESLLTYVRDELGPEYLSIFDLAWQPKGAFGQPPLVKADWKGLDALAQLSQRALEDAGLPQFEGSNAWVVSGSRTKSGKPLLAGDPHIRFSVPSVWYEAHLSAPGFELYGHHQPLDPFAALGHNRDFGWSLTMFQNDDVDLIAERVNPGNPNQVWYHGGWVEMTHSQQQIQIKGLPAITLDLRRSPHGPIINDALGASAGPAPIAMWWSFLESENPIIEGFYEANRADTLSKMRTAAQKIQSPGLNIVWANAKGDIGWWAAAQLPIRPEGVNPTFILDGGTAEADKGGFYPFSANPQEENPARGYIVSANAQPVSPTGMEIPGYYNLADRGQQLNRQLNDSAVKWDLDNSKKLQLGTQTAYAGRVLKPLIPVLRSAVTDPEERALVERLVSWKGDYSLDSVGATLFNEFVYDLINATMRDELGDGFFDSLLATRVIDAALPRLVADADSPWWDNRNTPAKETRADIVKQAWHDSVSHLRAVYGNNAFDWQWGKAHTLTHEHPLGMQKPLDKLFNVGPFPAPGTHEVPNNLSARISQAPWPVTYGPSTRRLIDFADPAHSLGINPVGQSGVLFDEHYSDQAKTYVEGGYVPQHLDEADVAASTRATLRLVPAK from the coding sequence ATGAAACGCGGCCTAACCGTTCTCGCCCTCCTTCTCGCCGTTGTCATCGTCGTCCTTGCGGGCGCTGGATTTTGGTATGTCCACAGCAAGCAGCCAGCGCGTCAGGGCCAAGTATCGCTGAAACACCTGCAAGCGCCGGTCACCCTGCGCTACGACGAACGCGGCGTGCCGCATATCAATGCCGAAAACGAAGCAGACATGTACCGTGCCTTGGGCTATGCGCAGGCTCAGGATCGGTTGTTTCAGATGGAAATGATGCGACGCCTGTCCCGTGGGGAATTGGCCGAAGTGCTGGGCGTCAAGCTGGTGGGCACCGACAAACTGTTCCGCAGCCTGCGAATTCGCGAACGCGCTGACGCCATTGTTGCGCAACAGGACAAGCAAGCGCTGTCGTGGCAAGCACTCGAAGCTTACCTTGATGGCATCAACCAGTATCAGGACACCCACGCCAGTCCCATCGAGTTCGATGTGTTGGGCATCAAGAAACGGCCCTTCACTGCCGCAGACACCTTGAGCGTCGCCGGGTATATGGCCTACAGCTTTGCCGCCGCGTTTCGCACCGAATCGTTGTTGACCTACGTCCGCGATGAATTAGGACCGGAGTATTTGAGTATTTTTGATTTGGCGTGGCAGCCCAAGGGCGCGTTTGGTCAGCCGCCACTCGTCAAGGCGGACTGGAAAGGTTTGGACGCCCTGGCGCAGCTCAGCCAACGCGCGCTGGAAGACGCCGGGCTGCCGCAGTTTGAAGGCAGTAATGCTTGGGTAGTTTCCGGCAGCCGAACCAAAAGCGGCAAGCCGTTGTTAGCGGGTGATCCGCACATTCGCTTCTCGGTGCCGTCGGTGTGGTACGAGGCGCACCTGTCAGCACCCGGCTTCGAACTGTACGGACATCATCAGCCGCTGGACCCGTTTGCAGCGCTGGGCCACAACCGCGACTTCGGTTGGAGCCTGACCATGTTCCAGAATGACGACGTTGACCTGATCGCCGAACGGGTCAATCCAGGGAACCCCAACCAAGTGTGGTACCACGGTGGCTGGGTCGAGATGACCCACAGCCAGCAGCAGATTCAGATCAAGGGTCTGCCGGCGATAACCCTGGACCTGCGTCGCTCGCCCCACGGCCCAATCATTAACGATGCGCTGGGTGCGTCGGCGGGCCCGGCGCCGATTGCTATGTGGTGGTCATTTCTGGAATCCGAAAACCCGATCATCGAAGGTTTCTACGAGGCCAATCGCGCCGACACCTTGAGCAAAATGCGCACGGCGGCGCAGAAGATTCAATCGCCAGGGCTGAACATCGTCTGGGCCAACGCCAAGGGCGATATTGGCTGGTGGGCTGCCGCGCAATTGCCTATTCGGCCTGAGGGCGTCAACCCGACGTTCATTCTCGACGGCGGCACGGCGGAGGCCGACAAAGGTGGGTTTTATCCGTTCAGTGCCAACCCCCAGGAAGAAAATCCTGCACGGGGTTATATCGTGTCGGCCAATGCGCAACCGGTATCGCCGACCGGCATGGAGATTCCCGGCTATTACAACCTCGCCGACCGTGGCCAGCAGTTGAACAGGCAACTGAATGATTCGGCGGTGAAGTGGGATCTGGACAACAGTAAAAAGCTGCAACTGGGTACGCAGACGGCGTATGCCGGACGCGTATTGAAACCGCTGATCCCGGTGTTGCGCAGCGCCGTGACCGACCCGGAAGAACGGGCGCTGGTAGAACGGCTGGTCAGTTGGAAGGGCGACTACTCGCTGGATTCAGTGGGTGCCACGCTGTTCAACGAGTTCGTCTATGACCTGATCAACGCCACGATGCGAGACGAACTCGGCGATGGTTTTTTCGACTCACTGCTGGCAACGCGGGTGATTGATGCCGCCCTACCTCGATTGGTGGCCGACGCCGATTCGCCATGGTGGGACAACCGCAATACGCCGGCCAAAGAAACCCGCGCCGACATCGTCAAGCAGGCATGGCACGACAGCGTTTCGCACCTCAGAGCCGTGTATGGCAACAACGCGTTTGATTGGCAGTGGGGCAAAGCGCACACCTTGACCCACGAACACCCGCTGGGCATGCAAAAACCGTTGGATAAACTGTTCAACGTCGGCCCGTTCCCGGCGCCAGGGACTCATGAAGTGCCGAACAACCTGTCAGCGCGTATCAGCCAAGCGCCATGGCCGGTGACCTACGGGCCATCGACACGTCGTTTGATTGATTTCGCTGATCCTGCACACAGCTTGGGAATCAACCCGGTTGGACAAAGCGGCGTGCTGTTTGACGAACACTACTCGGATCAGGCCAAAACCTATGTCGAAGGGGGGTACGTGCCACAGCATCTTGACGAGGCGGATGTGGCGGCGAGTACCCGCGCGACATTGAGGTTAGTTCCAGCCAAGTAA
- a CDS encoding ABC transporter permease subunit, with protein MKAFRFSNVMLVLGLVFIYAPMVILVIYSFNASKLVTVWGGWSIKWYVGLLDNTQLMSAVARSLEIACYTSVAAVALGTMAAFVLTRIANFKGRTLFGGLATAPLVMPEVITGLSLLLLFVFMAQLIGWPQERGIVTIWIAHTTFCSAYVSVVVSARLRELDLSIEEAAMDLGARPWKVFFQITIPMIAPSLAAGAMMSFALSLDDLVLASFVSGPGSTTLPMEVFSAVRLGVKPEINAIASLILLAVSIATFMVWFFTRRAEDSRKRAIQLAIDEAAADSWKQPDPRRAPAPKAVEPA; from the coding sequence ATGAAGGCGTTCAGGTTCTCAAACGTGATGCTGGTGCTGGGCCTGGTATTCATTTATGCGCCCATGGTCATCCTGGTTATTTACTCGTTCAACGCCTCCAAGCTGGTGACGGTGTGGGGCGGTTGGTCGATCAAGTGGTACGTCGGTCTGCTGGATAACACGCAATTGATGAGCGCGGTGGCGCGTTCATTGGAAATCGCGTGCTACACCTCTGTCGCCGCCGTGGCATTGGGCACAATGGCGGCGTTCGTGCTGACCCGTATCGCGAATTTCAAAGGCCGCACTTTGTTCGGTGGGCTGGCGACCGCGCCATTGGTGATGCCGGAAGTGATCACCGGTCTGTCGTTGTTGCTGTTGTTTGTGTTCATGGCGCAATTGATTGGCTGGCCGCAGGAGCGCGGCATCGTCACCATCTGGATAGCCCACACCACGTTCTGTTCGGCTTATGTGTCAGTGGTGGTGTCGGCACGCTTGCGCGAGCTGGACCTGTCCATCGAAGAGGCGGCCATGGACCTTGGTGCGCGGCCATGGAAGGTGTTTTTTCAGATCACCATTCCGATGATCGCGCCGTCGCTGGCGGCAGGGGCCATGATGTCGTTTGCCCTGTCGCTGGATGATTTGGTGCTCGCGAGTTTCGTCTCCGGGCCAGGATCAACCACCTTGCCGATGGAAGTGTTCTCGGCTGTGCGTTTGGGGGTTAAACCGGAAATCAACGCAATTGCCAGCTTGATCCTTTTGGCGGTATCGATTGCGACGTTTATGGTCTGGTTCTTTACCCGTCGAGCTGAAGACTCGCGTAAACGCGCCATCCAATTGGCCATCGACGAAGCCGCGGCCGACTCATGGAAACAACCCGACCCACGCCGCGCACCCGCGCCAAAGGCCGTAGAACCGGCGTAA
- a CDS encoding ABC transporter permease subunit, which translates to MPGGRQMVIGVPFIWMFLFFMLPFIIVLKISFAEADVAIPPYTEIFSFVEQKFSMILNLGNYAMLGDDELYIAAYLGSLKMAFFSTLLCLLIGYPMAYGIATAKKESQTVLLLLIMMPTWTAILIRVYAWMGILSNNGLLNSFLMWLGLIHEPLQILNTNLAVYIGVVYSYLPFMILPLFANLVKHDQSLLEAASDLGSSTFNSFWKITVPLSKNGIIAGCMLVFIPVVGEFVIPELLGGPETLMIGRILWQEFFNNRDWPVASALAVVMLAILIVPIILFNRSQAKELEAKA; encoded by the coding sequence ATTCCCGGTGGCCGGCAGATGGTCATTGGGGTGCCCTTTATCTGGATGTTCCTGTTTTTCATGCTGCCGTTCATCATCGTGCTTAAGATCAGCTTTGCTGAGGCAGACGTCGCGATCCCGCCGTACACCGAGATTTTCAGCTTCGTAGAACAGAAGTTCTCGATGATTCTGAACCTGGGCAATTACGCGATGCTGGGCGACGACGAGTTGTACATCGCCGCTTATCTGGGCTCGCTGAAAATGGCGTTTTTCAGCACGCTGTTGTGCCTGCTGATCGGTTACCCCATGGCTTACGGCATCGCGACGGCGAAAAAGGAAAGCCAGACCGTTTTGCTGCTGCTGATCATGATGCCAACCTGGACCGCGATCCTGATTCGAGTCTATGCGTGGATGGGCATTCTCAGTAACAACGGGCTGCTCAACTCATTTCTGATGTGGCTGGGGCTGATCCATGAGCCGCTGCAAATCCTCAATACCAATTTGGCGGTGTACATCGGCGTGGTCTATTCGTACCTGCCGTTCATGATTTTGCCGCTGTTTGCCAATCTGGTGAAACACGATCAAAGCTTGCTGGAAGCGGCGTCGGATTTGGGCTCCAGTACGTTTAACAGCTTCTGGAAGATCACTGTGCCGCTGTCGAAAAACGGAATCATCGCCGGTTGCATGCTGGTCTTTATTCCCGTGGTCGGCGAGTTTGTGATCCCGGAACTGTTAGGCGGCCCCGAGACGTTGATGATCGGCCGAATCCTCTGGCAAGAATTCTTCAACAACCGTGACTGGCCAGTGGCATCGGCGTTGGCGGTGGTCATGCTGGCGATCCTGATCGTGCCAATTATTCTGTTTAACCGCAGTCAGGCCAAAGAACTGGAGGCGAAAGCATGA
- the potA gene encoding polyamine ABC transporter ATP-binding protein gives MAVASGAYKKALEGDQQPKQVLVKIDRVTKKFDETIAVDDVSLQINKGEIFALLGGSGSGKSTLLRMLAGFERPTEGRIYLDGVDITDMPPYERPINMMFQSYALFPHMTVAQNIAFGLKQDKISSQEIDARVAEMLKLVQMSEYAKRKPHQLSGGQRQRVALARSLAKKPKLLLLDEPMGALDKKLRSHMQLELVEIIERVGVTCIMVTHDQEEAMTMAQRIAIMHLGWIAQIGSPIDIYETPTSRLVCEFIGNVNLFEGEVIDDAEGHALIASPELERNIYVGHGISTSVEDKRITYAIRPEKLLVTTEMPTCEHNWSRGKVHDIAYLGGHSVFYVQLPCGKLVQSFVANAERRGARPTWDDEVYVWWEDDSGVVLRS, from the coding sequence ATGGCAGTTGCCTCCGGCGCCTATAAGAAAGCCCTCGAAGGAGATCAGCAACCTAAACAGGTGCTGGTCAAAATCGACCGGGTTACGAAGAAGTTCGATGAGACGATTGCCGTGGACGACGTGTCCCTGCAGATCAACAAGGGCGAGATTTTCGCCTTGCTCGGCGGATCGGGTTCAGGGAAGTCCACGTTGCTGCGCATGCTTGCGGGTTTCGAACGACCAACCGAAGGCCGAATCTACCTCGACGGCGTGGACATCACTGACATGCCGCCGTACGAGCGGCCGATCAACATGATGTTCCAGTCCTACGCGCTGTTCCCCCACATGACTGTGGCGCAGAACATCGCCTTCGGTTTGAAACAGGACAAAATTTCCAGCCAGGAAATCGACGCCCGTGTCGCAGAGATGCTCAAGCTGGTGCAGATGAGTGAGTACGCCAAGCGCAAGCCGCATCAGCTGTCTGGTGGCCAACGGCAGCGGGTGGCCTTGGCGCGCTCGTTGGCGAAAAAACCGAAGTTGCTGCTCCTCGATGAACCGATGGGCGCACTGGATAAAAAACTGCGCTCGCACATGCAACTCGAATTGGTGGAAATCATCGAGCGCGTCGGCGTGACGTGCATCATGGTGACCCATGATCAGGAAGAGGCCATGACCATGGCCCAGCGCATCGCGATCATGCACTTGGGCTGGATCGCGCAGATCGGCAGCCCGATCGACATCTACGAAACCCCCACCAGCCGTTTGGTGTGTGAATTCATCGGCAACGTCAATCTGTTCGAAGGCGAAGTCATCGACGACGCCGAAGGCCATGCGCTGATCGCAAGCCCAGAACTGGAACGTAATATCTACGTCGGCCACGGCATCAGTACCTCGGTGGAAGACAAGCGCATCACCTACGCAATTCGCCCTGAAAAGCTGCTGGTCACTACTGAAATGCCGACCTGCGAACACAACTGGTCCAGGGGCAAGGTGCATGACATCGCTTACTTGGGCGGGCATTCAGTGTTCTACGTGCAACTGCCGTGCGGCAAGCTGGTTCAGTCGTTCGTGGCCAATGCCGAGCGTCGTGGCGCGCGGCCGACCTGGGATGACGAAGTTTACGTCTGGTGGGAAGACGACAGCGGCGTGGTACTGCGCTCATGA
- a CDS encoding polyamine ABC transporter substrate-binding protein yields the protein MHLSLFRKTMLAGAGLTLAVGAYAAPTVHIYNWSDYIGETTLVDFEAATHIKPVYDVFDSNETLEGKLLAGHTGYDVVVPSNHFLGKQIKAGAFQKLDKSQLPNYANLDPALLKRLEKNDPGNQYAVPYLWGTNGIGYNVDKVKAVLGVDKIDSWAMLFEPENIKKLSKCGVAFLDSADEMIPAVLNYMGLKPNSEDPNDYAKAEAKLLAVRPYITYFNSSKYITDLANGDICVAAGFSGDVFQARARAAEAGKGVKIAYAIPKEGGNLWFDMLAIPRDASNVKEAHAFINYLLKPEVIAQVSDTVGYANPNLKADELMDQKVRTDAAVYPPQEVLDKLYVNAELPPKVQRLMTRSWTKVKSGK from the coding sequence ATGCATCTTTCTTTATTTCGCAAAACCATGCTGGCGGGAGCAGGCCTGACCTTGGCGGTCGGCGCTTATGCGGCACCCACTGTGCATATTTATAATTGGTCGGATTACATCGGCGAAACCACGCTGGTGGATTTCGAAGCGGCGACTCATATCAAACCGGTGTACGACGTTTTCGATTCCAATGAGACCCTCGAAGGCAAGCTGCTCGCCGGGCATACCGGGTACGACGTAGTGGTGCCGTCCAACCATTTTCTGGGCAAGCAGATCAAAGCTGGCGCCTTTCAGAAACTCGACAAATCCCAACTGCCCAACTACGCCAATCTTGATCCGGCGTTGCTCAAACGTCTGGAAAAGAATGATCCGGGCAACCAATACGCAGTGCCGTATCTATGGGGCACCAACGGCATCGGCTACAACGTCGATAAAGTGAAGGCGGTGCTGGGTGTCGATAAAATCGACTCCTGGGCCATGCTGTTCGAGCCGGAAAACATCAAGAAACTTTCAAAATGCGGCGTCGCCTTTCTCGACTCAGCCGATGAGATGATTCCCGCCGTGCTCAACTACATGGGCCTGAAACCGAACAGCGAAGACCCCAACGACTACGCCAAAGCCGAGGCGAAATTACTGGCGGTACGGCCTTACATCACCTACTTCAACTCGTCGAAATACATCACGGACCTGGCCAATGGTGACATTTGCGTCGCCGCCGGTTTTTCCGGTGATGTGTTCCAGGCTCGGGCCCGCGCGGCGGAGGCCGGTAAAGGCGTGAAAATCGCCTACGCGATCCCGAAAGAGGGCGGCAATCTGTGGTTTGACATGCTCGCCATCCCCCGCGACGCGAGTAATGTTAAAGAAGCCCATGCGTTCATCAACTATTTGCTGAAACCTGAGGTGATCGCTCAGGTCAGCGACACCGTCGGTTACGCCAACCCGAACCTAAAGGCTGACGAACTGATGGATCAAAAGGTACGGACCGACGCTGCGGTTTACCCACCGCAAGAGGTACTGGACAAGCTCTACGTCAATGCTGAATTGCCGCCTAAGGTGCAACGATTGATGACCCGCAGCTGGACCAAGGTCAAGTCGGGCAAATAA
- a CDS encoding polyamine ABC transporter substrate-binding protein — protein MKIFGKTLLALSLVGVVAAAAQADDKVLHIYNWSDYIAPDTIAQFEKESGIKVVYDVFDSNETLEAKLLAGKSGYDVVVPSNNFLAKQIKAGVYLELDKSKLPNWKNLNQALLATVGKASDPGNKHAFPYMWGSIGIGYNAEKVKAALGADAPVDSWDLVFKPENAAKLKGCGISFLDSPTEMMPVALHYLGFATDTQDKDQIKKAEQLFLKIRPSVAYFHSSKYISDLANGNVCVAVGYSGDVYQAKARAAEAGDKVKVSYSIPKEGAGSFYDMVAIPKDAENVEGAYKFMNFIMKPEIMAAITNSVHFPNGNAAATALVDKDITSDPGVYPPAEIQAKLYAISDLPAPTLRLLTRSWTTIKSGK, from the coding sequence ATGAAAATATTTGGCAAGACCCTTCTCGCCTTGTCCCTTGTGGGTGTCGTGGCCGCTGCTGCTCAGGCCGATGACAAAGTGCTGCACATCTATAACTGGTCGGACTACATCGCACCGGACACCATCGCCCAGTTTGAAAAAGAATCGGGCATCAAAGTCGTTTATGACGTCTTCGACAGCAACGAAACCCTGGAAGCCAAATTGCTGGCTGGCAAATCCGGGTATGACGTTGTAGTGCCGTCCAACAACTTCCTCGCCAAGCAGATCAAGGCCGGCGTTTACCTGGAGCTGGACAAGTCCAAGCTGCCGAACTGGAAAAATCTTAACCAGGCCTTATTGGCTACCGTCGGCAAGGCCAGTGATCCGGGCAACAAGCATGCGTTCCCGTACATGTGGGGTTCGATCGGGATCGGTTACAACGCCGAAAAAGTCAAAGCCGCATTGGGCGCAGACGCTCCGGTGGATTCATGGGACCTGGTGTTCAAGCCAGAGAACGCTGCCAAGCTCAAAGGTTGTGGCATCAGCTTCCTCGATTCGCCAACCGAAATGATGCCGGTGGCCCTGCATTACCTGGGTTTCGCGACCGACACTCAAGACAAGGACCAGATCAAAAAAGCTGAACAGCTGTTCCTTAAAATTCGTCCATCCGTGGCGTACTTTCACTCCTCCAAATACATCTCCGACCTGGCCAACGGCAACGTTTGCGTAGCGGTCGGTTACTCGGGTGACGTGTATCAGGCCAAAGCCCGCGCGGCTGAAGCCGGTGACAAGGTCAAAGTCAGCTACTCGATTCCGAAAGAAGGCGCTGGCAGCTTCTACGACATGGTTGCCATTCCTAAAGACGCCGAGAACGTTGAAGGCGCTTACAAATTCATGAACTTCATCATGAAGCCAGAAATCATGGCGGCCATCACCAACAGCGTGCACTTCCCGAACGGCAACGCAGCGGCCACCGCTCTGGTTGATAAAGACATCACGAGCGACCCAGGCGTTTATCCACCGGCTGAGATCCAGGCAAAACTGTATGCCATCAGCGATTTGCCAGCCCCTACGCTGCGCTTGCTGACCCGCAGCTGGACCACTATCAAATCCGGTAAATAA
- a CDS encoding aspartate aminotransferase family protein — protein sequence MSDNSTQTREWQALSRDHHLAPFSDYKQLQEKGPRIITRAKGVYLWDSEGHKILDGMAGLWCVAIGYGREELADAASKQMRELPYYNLFFQTAHPPVLELAKAISDIAPEGMNHVFFTGSGSEGNDTMLRMVRHYWAIKGQPSKKIIISRVNGYHGSTVAGASLGGMTYMHEQGDLPIPGIVHIPQPYWFGEGGQMTPDEFGVWAAEQLEAKIIELGVNNVGAFIAEPIQGAGGVIVPPDSYWPKIKAILAKYDILFVADEVICGFGRTGEWFGSDYYDLKPDMMTIAKGLTSGYIPMGGLIVRDEVVKVLNEGGDFNHGFTYSGHPVAAAVALENIRILRDEKIVERVKAETAPYLQKRLRELNDHPLVGEVRGVGLLGAIELVKDKATRERYVGQGAGMICRTFCFDNGLIMRAVGDTMIISPPLVISFAEIDELITKARTCLDLTLHALQG from the coding sequence ATGAGCGATAACTCAACACAAACACGCGAATGGCAGGCCCTGAGCCGCGATCATCACTTGGCGCCGTTCAGCGACTACAAGCAATTGCAGGAAAAAGGTCCGCGCATTATTACTCGCGCCAAGGGCGTTTATCTGTGGGACAGCGAAGGCCACAAGATCCTCGACGGCATGGCCGGGCTCTGGTGCGTCGCCATCGGTTATGGCCGCGAAGAACTGGCGGATGCGGCCAGCAAACAGATGCGTGAGCTGCCTTATTACAATTTGTTCTTCCAAACCGCCCATCCGCCGGTGCTGGAGCTGGCCAAGGCCATTTCTGACATTGCGCCTGAAGGCATGAACCATGTGTTCTTCACCGGTTCTGGTTCGGAAGGCAACGACACCATGCTGCGGATGGTCCGCCATTACTGGGCGATCAAGGGCCAACCGAGCAAGAAGATCATCATCAGCCGGGTCAACGGTTATCACGGTTCGACCGTGGCCGGCGCCAGCTTGGGCGGCATGACTTATATGCACGAGCAGGGCGATTTGCCGATCCCAGGCATCGTCCACATCCCGCAACCCTATTGGTTCGGCGAAGGTGGTCAGATGACCCCGGATGAATTCGGGGTCTGGGCCGCAGAACAACTGGAAGCGAAGATTATCGAGCTGGGCGTCAATAACGTGGGCGCGTTTATTGCCGAGCCAATCCAAGGCGCGGGCGGCGTGATCGTTCCGCCTGACAGCTACTGGCCGAAAATCAAAGCGATTCTCGCCAAGTACGACATTTTATTCGTCGCCGATGAAGTGATCTGCGGGTTTGGCCGCACCGGCGAATGGTTTGGCTCCGATTATTACGACCTCAAACCGGACATGATGACCATCGCCAAAGGCCTGACCTCGGGATACATCCCCATGGGTGGCCTGATCGTGCGCGACGAAGTGGTCAAGGTGCTCAACGAAGGCGGTGATTTCAATCACGGCTTCACTTATTCCGGGCATCCGGTGGCTGCCGCGGTGGCGCTGGAAAACATCCGGATCTTGCGCGACGAAAAAATCGTCGAGCGCGTAAAAGCTGAAACGGCACCTTATTTGCAAAAGCGTTTACGTGAGCTGAATGATCATCCGCTGGTGGGTGAAGTTCGGGGCGTTGGGTTGCTGGGTGCGATTGAGTTGGTGAAAGACAAGGCCACTCGCGAGCGCTATGTCGGCCAAGGCGCAGGAATGATCTGCCGGACATTCTGTTTCGATAACGGCCTGATCATGCGTGCAGTGGGTGACACCATGATCATTTCGCCACCGCTGGTTATCAGCTTTGCCGAAATCGACGAACTGATTACCAAGGCGCGCACTTGCCTCGATCTGACGTTGCATGCATTGCAAGGCTAA